In a single window of the Solea senegalensis isolate Sse05_10M linkage group LG1, IFAPA_SoseM_1, whole genome shotgun sequence genome:
- the LOC122785151 gene encoding calcyclin-binding protein produces the protein MDLTEQINQLEADLLELGSLLEKSERKRVQDLLKQEQKKVEKELSVKQQQKEQQAKRQADPSAASKAAYTVKITNYAWDQSEKFVKIYLTLKDVHKIPTENVEVNFTERSFSVLVKDLDGKNHQMTILNLLYPIEEKDSFKKLKTDMVLVMCKKQTSKKWDCLTTVEKQSKEKDKPSVDEKSDPSDGLMSMLKKIYEDGDDEMKRTINKAWSESQEKKIRGEDMMDV, from the exons ATGGATCTCACCGAACAG ATCAACCAGTTGGAGGCAGACTTGCTGGAGCTGGGGTCGCTCTTGGAAAAatcagagaggaagagggtgCAGGATCTGCTCAAACAGGAGCAGAAGAAGGTGGAGAAGGAGCTTTCagtcaaacagcagcaaaaagagCAACAGGCCAAGAGACAAGCAGACCCATCTGCAGCCTCTAAAGCAGCATACACAGTCAAGATCACCAACTATG CTTGGGACCAGTCTGAGAAATTTGTCAAAATATACCTTACACTGAAGGATGTGCACAAAATCCCAACAGAAAATGTGGAGGTCAACTTCACCGAAAG GTCATTTTCTGTGCTGGTGAAGGATCTGGATGGGAAAAACCATCAGATGACAATTCTCAATCTGTTGTATCCAATCGAGGAAAAGGACAGTttcaaaaag CTAAAAACAGACATGGTCTTGGTCATGTGCAAGAAACAGACATCAAAGAAGTGGGATTGCCTGACAACGGTGGAAAAGCAGTCTAAAGAGAAAGA TAAACCCAGTGTTGATGAGAAGTCCGATCCCAGCGATGGTCTGATGAGCATGTTGAAGAAGATATATGAGGATGGAGATGACGAGATGAAGAGGACCATCAACAAAGCCTGGTCAGAGTCTCAAGAGAAGAAAATTCGAGGAGAAGACATGATGGACGTCTAA
- the plk3 gene encoding serine/threonine-protein kinase PLK3, translated as MDTGCFTATQRISCHAMNADLFKPAPERGAQQSSAPVKTSRNKPEQIKPELAQVVTDPKTGRSYSKGKLLGKGGFARCYEMTDLTTNKMYAVKVIPQSRVSKPHQRDKITNEIELHKTLSHKHVVKFSHHFEDQENIYIFLELCSRKSLAHIWKARHTLTEPEVRYYLRQIISGLKYLHNRGILHRDLKLGNFFVNENMELRLGDFGLAAKLETVEQRKKTICGTPNYLAPEVLNRQGHGTESDVWSLGCVMYTLMCGSPPFETLDLKETYKCIKEVRYNLPSTLSPAAQKLISGILQKNPNDRLSLDQILNHDFFTKGYTPDKLPPNSCVMVPELHPPSPAKKFFAKMAKSFFGKKKAKVEKIPCEEKDDKDISKLVSGIVKCSINRQISYKTVGPNEVPSPTGQLVSSVPLEQTPAEEESRKSLSRSFKGTMASSTEPCEDVLTPAAVAESTMKVLKGCLATMPAGTRNPPCLSKPQSFLWVTKWVDYSNKYGFGYQLSNKSIGVLFNEGTHLSLCDQRKTVHYCLNNNKHFSFAANSLPEQLRSQKQIVELMANYMEENLMEGGDLNCDGQASCAPPLLLQWVKTDHALVMLFNNGTLQVNFYTDHTKIILCKSSDDSYLLTYITRERVSYTYLLSMLNEMGCSPELRHRLRYVVQLLQHHADA; from the exons ATGGATACCGGTTGTTTCACCGCGACGCAGCGTATTTCGTGCCACGCCATGAACGCGGATTTATTTAAGCCTGCTCCGGAGCGCGGAGCCCAGCAGTCCTCTGCGCCGGTGAAAACCAGCAGGAATAAGCCAGAACAAATCAAACCAGAGCTGGCCCAGGTGGTGACAGACCCCAAGACCGGGAGATCCTACAGTAAAGGGAAGCTGTTGGGAAAG ggtggCTTTGCTCGATGCTACGAGATGACAGACCTCACCACCAACAAAATGTATGCCGTCAAGGTGATTCCACAGAGCAGGGTGTCCAAACCTCACCAGAGAGACAAG ATCACGAATGAGATTGAACTGCACAAAACCCTGTCTCACAAGCATGTGGTAAAATTTTCTCATCACTTTGAAGACCAAGAAAACATCTACATATTCCTCGAGCTCTGCAGTCGGAAG tCGCTGGCACACATTTGGAAGGCCAGACACACGCTCACGGAGCCAGAAGTGCGATATTACCTGAGACAGATCATATCTGGCCTCAAGTACCTCCACAACAGAGGCATCCTGCACAGAGATCTCAAACTAG GCAACTTCTTTGTCAACGAGAACATGGAACTACGGCTGGGAGACTTTGGCCTCGCTGCCAAACTGGAAACGGTCGAGCAGAGGAAAAA aaCAATTTGTGGGACTCCGAACTATTTGGCCCCTGAGGTGCTCAACAGACAGGGCCATGGCACGGAGTCGGATGTTTGGTCTCTTGGATGTGTAAT GTACACGCTGATGTGTGGCAGCCCTCCTTTTGAGACTCTTGACCTCAAGGAGACCTACAAGTGCATAAAAGAAGTTCGGTACAACCTGCCCTCCACACTTTCACCCGCGGCACAGAAACTCATCTCGGGCATCCTGCAGAAAAACCCCAACGACAGACTCTCACTGGATCAGATTCTCAACCACGACTTCTTCACCAAA GGTTATACTCCTGACAAGCTTCCTCCCAACAGCTGTGTGATGGTGCCAGAGCTCCACCCCCCAAGCCCTGCCAAGAAATTCTTTGCTAAAATGGCCAAGAGCTTCTTTGGCAAGAAGAAGGCAAAAG TAGAGAAGATTCCATGTGAGGAAAAAGATGACAAAGACATTTCCAAGCTGGTGTCCGGCATCGTTAAATGTTCAATCAACCGCCAGATCAGTTACAAGACCGTTGGACCCAAtgag GTGCCCTCTCCCACCGGTCAGCTGGTCAGCTCTGTGCCTCTGGAACAGACTCCTGCTGAGGAAGAGTCCAGGAAATCCCTCTCTCGCTCCTTCAAGGGCACCATGGCCAGCAGCACTGAAC ctTGTGAAGACGTATTGACCCCTGCAGCCGTTGCTGAATCGACCATGAAAGTCCTCAAAGGCTGCCTGGCCACAATGCCTGCAG GCACCAGAAACCCACCCTGTTTGTCCAAACCGCAGTCCTTCCTGTGGGTCACCAAATGGGTCGACTACTCCAACAAATACGGGTTTGGCTACCAGCTGTCAAACAAAAGTATCGGCGTGCTCTTCAATGAGGGAACACATCTCAGTCTTTGTGACCAACGCAA GACTGTCCACTACTgcctgaacaacaacaaacacttcagcTTTGCTGCAAACTCTCTACCTGAGCAACTCCGCAGCCAGAAACAGATTGTCGAGCTAATGGCCAACTACATGGAGGAAAACCTCATGGAG GGCGGAGATCTAAACTGTGACGGACAGGCCTCGtgtgctcctcctctgctgctccagTGGGTGAAGACGGACCACGCTCTCGTAATGCTCTTCAACAATGGCACTCTTCAG GTCAACTTCTACACCGACCACACCAAGATCATCCTGTGCAAGTCCTCGGATGACTCCTATTTGCTCACCTACATTACCCGGGAGCGCGTCTCGTACACTTACCTCCTCAGCATGCTGAACGAGATGGGCTGCTCTCCTGAGCTACGACACCGACTACGATACGTGGTGCAGCTGCTTCAACACCATGCTGATGCCTGA
- the mrps14 gene encoding 28S ribosomal protein S14, mitochondrial, protein MAALRLACSGLHALYSTVHAPNQALRSCWGAVEQVRGYYVNWRMLRDVKRRQMAFDYADERLRINALRKNTILPKELQEVADKEIAELPRDSCPVRIRNRCMMTSRPRGVKRRWRLSRIVFRHLADHSQMSGIQRARW, encoded by the exons atggcagctCTCAGACTAGCATGTTCAGGCTTACATGCCCTCTATTCGACCGTTCATGCTCCAAATCAG GCCCTGCGAAGCTGCTGGGGGGCCGTGGAGCAGGTGAGGGGTTACTATGTTAACTGGAGGATGCTCAGGGACGTGAAGAGAAGACAGATGGCCTTTGACTATGCTGATGAGAGGTTACGGATCAACGCACTGAGGAAGAACACCATCCTGCCTAAAGAGCTTCAG GAGGTGGCAGATAAAGAAATTGCAGAACTGCCCAGAGACAGCTGCCCTGTAAGAATACGCAACAGGTGCATGATGACTTCCCGACCCCGAGGAGTGAAGCGGAGGTGGCGACTGAGCCGTATTGTTTTCCGTCATCTAGCTGATCACAGCCAAATGTCAGGGATTCAGAGGGCAAGATGGTGA